GGCGGAAATCAGGCTGGGAGGCCAATGCAAAGACATTAGCAGGCGTTTTGACCGTGGCATGGTTAAGTTCACGCTCAATAGTCGCGGACTGGGGCATTTCATTGAATGCGGCCAGGTACACGTAGGTAACAGAGGCAGCGCCAATTTCTGCAAGAACCGGGTCAATTTTGCGCTCGTGACCACCGGTAATACGCACGTCGTCAATAACAATGACGTGCTTTCCTTTCATAAGTTCAACATCAACAAGGAGGGCGTCGTTTGCAAGAAGCGCCTTGCGGTCGGCATCACTGAGTGCGGAATAGTCTATTTCAAAGACTTCGCCACGGTAAATGCGGCCACGCTTAATAGCGGGCAAACCCTTGGTAATACGGAGCTCATTTAAAGAAAGCATGGTTTCATCAGCCAATGCCTGGGCAGCAACAGGTGCGTACTTGTAGCAAGAGGCAATTAAAACCACTTCCGGTTCAAAAACTACCGGGGCGGATTCAGCCAGGTAAGCAGACATTGCACGGCCAAAGCGCTGCGCAGCAGCACCGGAACCATGTTTGAACTGACTGAACTGGTTGAGGTCGAGTTCCGCTGAGTGAGTTGCCTCACTCAGCGAATAAAGGGAGAAGTAGGCCATATGATTTAGGCGATTTCCTCGGCTAAAGCCTGGATAGAAGGAGTTGTCTCCATTCCATCCACAGCGCCTTCCGTAAGGAGGACGGCTTGAAGGCCAGCCCTAGTGGCACCGCCGTAGTCTGCAAGCGGGTTATCCCCAATATGGAGAATATTCGCAGGATGCACACCACTTTGGTCAACCAAGGCGCGGAAGATGGCTGGGTCAGGTTTGGCTACGCCAACTTCGTTTGAGAAGATAGCAGTTGAGATATGCGGCATAAGCCCCATGGTCTCAAAAGCCAGGCGCATGTTTACGCCATCAAGGAAGCCGGTGTTGCTGACAATCGCCAGCCGGATGCCCTTCTCCTTGATGCGGAGGAGGGAATTAAGTAACTCAGGCTCATTCCAAAGAGGAAGAAGCTCAACGAAGAGGGTCTGGGCCGCTTGCGCGGCGTCCTCAATGGCTTCCTCTGAGACAGAGCAGCCCATGGCTTCAGCTATTTTGCGAAGACGGTCGGCAGGTCCGAATTGGATACCTGTCCGGTCGGTCTCCTCATCACACGCAACGTCGATGTTACGCGCAACGATAGAAAATTCCTGTGCCTGGTCTGGGGCAATACCAAAGGCTTCCATGAACAGAGCCTCGCGACGAGGCTTAAATTCTGGGTTGCTTTTGATCAATGTTTTCCAGACATCGAAACTGGCAAGTTGAATGTTCTGAAAACGTGACTGGCTCATGTAATTGTTTCCTCCTTGAAATAAGATTCTCCTGTATAGCGGATAATCCGCCTTTTGTCAATACGCTAAGGGCTATCAGTATACAAAAATAGGGACCCCATAAGTAGGGTCCCTATTGTTTCCCGCAAACCTTACGCGTTCGTCAGGTAGTTTGGAAGGATGTAACCGCTCACATCTTTGCCCACATACCAGAGCACTTCATCCATAGCGTCCGTTTCAAAGGTTTCTACTGCAACGTCTGCGTAGAGGCCGCTGGATGCATCCCACCAGGTTGCCCAAGTGTCAGGCGTGCTGGTATCGCTGGAACGGACGTACATGTGGTTATCGGTACCACGGACAATCTGCCAGAGCTTGTCGTTGTATACGGCAAAGGTGCTATTACCAGTCATAAGGCCGGCGTATGTCCAAGTAGTCCACGTTGTCCCATCGGTAGTGGAACGGGTGTAGATGCCGTTATCAGTACCCCGTACCGACTGCACAAGGGTGGTGGTGTCGATGGCAATCATAGTTACCTTGCCTGCAATGGTACCAGCAGACTTCTCCCATGTTCCCCATGTCGTCCCATTGGAAGTTGTCCGCATGTAAACACCGTTGTCCGTACCTTTCACTACTTGGTACAACACGCCGTCAAACACCTGGAAGCTAATCTCACCAGAAGTAAGGCCGGAGTACTCCCAAGTAGTCCACGTCTCGCCATCATCTGTAGAACGGGTGTAGATCCCATTATCAGTACCTACAACAGATTGGAAGAGGCGGCCGCTGAAGACATCCATTACTAAATCTCCGCCGATAGTGCCGGTGCTCTTTGCCCATTCGCTTGTTACACCTGAAGTGTCCAGGGTACGGATGTACACTCCGTTGTCTGTGCCACGTACGGCCTGGTATAGCTTGCTTTCAAACACCGCCATGGACACTTCGCCTGCCGATGTCCCGGAGTTATGCCACATGGACCAGCCCGTACCGCCGGCATTAATGCCAATGCTTCGGGTGTAAATGCCGTTGTCTGTGCCATGTACCGAGTGGAACATGCGCCCATTGAAGGTCTCCATCGTTCCCGCACTCAAGGCAATCCCCTGGTCATGATTAGTTGGCAGCGCCCAATCCGTACTTGCGCTCCCGTTTCCAGAACCAGCCTGGACAACCGGTGCCCCTATCACGAGGAGGGAGAGCCCCATTATGAGTGCCGAGATACCCCGGCGAGATGTTTGTGCAACCATACTGCGACAAGTTACTGTTCGTGTTTTCACGTATGCAACCATGGTACACCCCGCCCAGATTCCCACAAAGAAGTGTATGCTAGGCCTACATGGAAAAACTCACCTCATGGGACCCGTTACAACCTGGATACACGTACATCCTCAGCGCTCCGGCGGGAGAAGGTTTTGACGCCCATTTTCTTCCTGAACTCACCCCAGCTGAAATGCTTAGTTTGGGCGTGTTCAGCGGCAATTACTTTGATGGCCACATAGAAGAATATCCCCCTGAATGGTTCAGTGGCTCAAAAATTTCAGAGGTAGCGGACCCCGACTTCAACTTCTTTAAAGTTGATGCTAGCCAGCCTCTCTCGGTCTGGCAGGCTAAGGGCTGGATCTACCCAGAGGACCCGCGTGGCTGGTTCCAATGGTACTGCAGGTACTACTTAGGGCGTCGCATCCCGGAAGAAGACCAGCGGCAAATTAAGCGCTGGAAAGCCATACGGCGCCATATTGGCGCAATAAAGAAAGCGTGTAGGCCGGGTGATTTGCGTTGTCGGCCACGGCAGCGCCAGGCACTGCTTCACTGGGCGTATGACGGGAGAAAAATCTAGCCTTAACCTGGACTGAGGAGTGTTTTTGAGGTATAACAACTGAGGACTTTGTCCGGGAGTTGATACTTGAAGCACCGCACATCTTGGGCGTTTACGCTCATCGAACTACTCGTTGTCATCGCGATTATTGCCATCCTGGCCGCCATCCTGTTCCCCGTTTTTGCCCAGGCAAAAGCAGCAGCCAAGAAGACAAGCTGCCTTTCCAACGCACGGCAAGTAGGAATTGGTTTCATGCTCTATGCGCAAGACGCCGACGACTACTTCCCCTTGAAGAACTTCCCCACAGACAGCAGTAGCTGGACGGGAACAACCCAGCCGTACATCAAGAGCAAGAGCATCTTAATGTGCCCGTCGGACGACAGTGCAAACTGGAAAACGCCCTTGGCCAGCCCCGGGTTTGGCAAGGACGGCCTGCGCCGCTCTTCCTACTTCAGCAATGCCTGGCTTTCCGGTGACGGCCCGTATCCCTCCTACACTTCGGTAGGGAGCCCAGCAAGCGTGATTTACCTGGCCGAAAGCGCCAAGGATATCACCCGTGACCACTTTGCCCCGTTCAACTGGATACAGGAGACGCCTCCCAACCCCATGTTCAACGGGTTCATGAACGGCATGACCTGGGACTCTGCCAAGAAAGAGACGACGGAACTAGCCATTAGGCGGCACACCGAAGGCGCCAACTACGCCAATGTAGACGGGCATGCCCAGTACGCTACCTGGGGCCGGGTGTGGTACCAGAAACCAAATGAAGGAGTGTGGGATGGGGCGTTCGATCCCCGCC
Above is a genomic segment from Verrucomicrobiia bacterium containing:
- a CDS encoding HAD family hydrolase; this encodes MSQSRFQNIQLASFDVWKTLIKSNPEFKPRREALFMEAFGIAPDQAQEFSIVARNIDVACDEETDRTGIQFGPADRLRKIAEAMGCSVSEEAIEDAAQAAQTLFVELLPLWNEPELLNSLLRIKEKGIRLAIVSNTGFLDGVNMRLAFETMGLMPHISTAIFSNEVGVAKPDPAIFRALVDQSGVHPANILHIGDNPLADYGGATRAGLQAVLLTEGAVDGMETTPSIQALAEEIA
- a CDS encoding prepilin-type N-terminal cleavage/methylation domain-containing protein encodes the protein MKHRTSWAFTLIELLVVIAIIAILAAILFPVFAQAKAAAKKTSCLSNARQVGIGFMLYAQDADDYFPLKNFPTDSSSWTGTTQPYIKSKSILMCPSDDSANWKTPLASPGFGKDGLRRSSYFSNAWLSGDGPYPSYTSVGSPASVIYLAESAKDITRDHFAPFNWIQETPPNPMFNGFMNGMTWDSAKKETTELAIRRHTEGANYANVDGHAQYATWGRVWYQKPNEGVWDGAFDPRQP